One Capsicum annuum cultivar UCD-10X-F1 chromosome 2, UCD10Xv1.1, whole genome shotgun sequence genomic window carries:
- the LOC107858257 gene encoding uncharacterized protein LOC107858257 encodes MSKVAKVDQRVKEYLEEAGFLEEVRILFAAWNCKNNEIASYTNTTLGKRFEEILTHNGVKALRMTVKPTGSYLYCVYDSGRRYIVDIERGTCNCDRYQIDEIPYPHGIVVLKSKNMDVKDYGCYCSELYRPQTIVKTYELPIVPMSDKKDWNVQVLLMMKKFCRPNIEDLMVGQKKEGI; translated from the exons atgtcAAAGGTTGCTAAGGTTGATCAAAGAGTTAAGGAATATCTGGAGGAAGCTG GTTTCCTAGAAGAAGTTAGAATCTTATTTGCTGCATGGAATTGTAAGAACAACGAAATTGCATCGTACACCAATACAACTCTTGGCAAAAGATTTGAAGAAATTTTAACTCATAATGGTGTTAAAGCTTTGCGGATGACG GTTAAACCAACAGGGAGttatctttattgtgtttatgattCGGGACGGAGGTACATTGTAGATATTGAGCGTGGCACGTGCAATTGTGACCgatatcaaattgatgaaataccttATCCACATGGAATTGTcgtattaaaaagtaaaaatatggatGTAAAGGATTATGGTTGTTATTGCTCTGAATTGTACAGGCCACAAACTATAGTGAAGACATATGAACTCCCGATAGTTCCAATGTCAGACAAGAAAGATTGGAATGTCCAGGttttgttgatgatgaagaagTTTTGCCGTCCAAATATCGAAGACCTCATGGTAGGCCAAAAAAAGGAAGGCATCTGA